The following are encoded together in the Kwoniella newhampshirensis strain CBS 13917 chromosome 7, whole genome shotgun sequence genome:
- a CDS encoding YggS family pyridoxal phosphate enzyme yields MSESMSTAYTPDRAAELKENIVSVQEEIDAVAGSSKPRLVPISKIKPASDIKALYDAGYRHFGENYIQEMVDKAAVLPDDIKWHFVGALQSNKSKLAASVPNLYLLETLSSQKVADLLQKSLPSDRSSKLNVFLQVNTSGEDSKSGLSPLSPSSASSSSDLVDLAIHVIEHCPSLNLLGLMTIGSFEASHDPSKPNPDFETLKNTRQELAKVLQERGVKGAKTEEELELSMGMSADFVQAVKEGSNSVRVGTRIFGERPKKQ; encoded by the exons ATGTCTGAATCAATGTCAACAGCATATACGCCCGATCGAGCTGCCGAACTCAAGGAGAACATCGTCTCGGTtcaagaggagatcgatgcAGTCGCTGGGAGCTCAAAG CCTCGCCTTGTGCCCATCTCCAAAATCAAGCCGGCTTCGGATATCAAAGCGCTCTACGATGCTGGGTATCGTCATTTCGGCGAGAACTATATCCAAGAGATGGTTGATAAGGCTGCAGTG CTGCCCGACGATATCAAGTGGCATTTCGTAGGAGCCTTGCAGAGTAATAAATCAAAGCTTGCAGCTT CTGTCCCAAacctctacctcctcgAGACGCTCTCATCGCAGAAAGTTGCCGACCTCTTACAGAAGTCCCTCCCATCAGATCGATCGTCGAAACTCAACGTGTTCCTCCAAGTCAATACCTCGGGGGAAGATTCCAAATCTGGTCTCTCTCCACTGTCCCCGTCatccgcatcatcatcctcggatctcgtcgatctcgccaTCCACGTTATCGAGCACTGTCCTTCTCTCAACTTGTTAGGTTTGATGACGATAGGCAGTTTCGAAGCCTCTCACGATCCATCAAAACCCAACCCGGATTTCGAGACCCTCAAAAATACGCGGCAGGAACTGGCAAAAGTCTTACAGGAACGTGGGGTGAAGGGTGCCaagacggaagaggagctggagtTGAGTATGGGCATGAGCGCGGACTTCGTCCAGGCTGTCAAAGAGGGGAGTAATAGTGTCCGGGTGGGCACGAGGATCTTTGGTGAACGGCCGAAGAAGCAATAG
- a CDS encoding mitochondrial 37S ribosomal protein uS10m: MALPSARSALKAASRPCVAANAVASSSRYLTTSPPRFASPLRASTSIGNTPRTSTDSALPVSLHSITKFLSFPNMKPLPTPHGIHVATLHLQSYHPYNLDLTTQFAVHSARSLNIPTSLPAFLPSEKSLYTVLKSPFVKKKAQENFQRKTFKRAIKVYDSDKEAVDLWLRYLRQNGLAGVGMKAYIHEWVEFGFGQKEGKGEVDVMDEKKIQEAAEDLVKALGEGEADVDTGAIAKEAVNSTVEKTAKVAGETLEKVDEKVNDASS; the protein is encoded by the exons ATGGCCCTTCCATCAGCTCGTTCTGCCCTCAAGGCAGCCTCAAGACCTTGTGTCGCCGCCAATGCTGTtgcatcgtcgtcgagataTCTGAC CACATCACCTCCTCGATTCGCTTCACCACTGAGGGCCAGCACTAGCATCGGTAACACTCCTCGCACCAGCACTGACTCCGCCTTACCTGTCTCTCTCCATTCCATCACCAAATTCCTCTCTTTTCCCAATATGAAACCCCTTCCAACACCTCACGGCATTCACGTCGCGACGCTGCATCTCCAATCGTACCATCCCTACAACCTCGATCTCACCACGCAATTCGCCGTCCACTCGGCTCGATCACTCAACATCCCCACGTCTCTACCCGCCTTCTTGCCCAGTGAGAAATCATTATACACCGTTCTGAAATCGCCCTtcgtgaagaagaaggcgcaGGAGAATTTCCAACGTAAGACGTTCAAGAGGGCGATCAAGGTTTACGACTCGGATAAAGAGGCTGTGGATCTCTGGTTGAGATATCTCCGACAGAATGGTCTGGCCGGGGTAGGGATGAAAGCTTATATCCATGAATGGGTAGAGTTTGGTTTCGGacagaaggaaggaaagggtgaggtcgatgtcatggatgagaagaagatccaAGAAGCAGCGGAGGACTTGGTCAAAGCTCTaggtgagggagaagcGGATGTTGACACGGGAGCGATTGCGAAGGAGGCTGTTAACAGCACAGTAGAGAAGACGGCAAAGGTGGCTGGGGAGACGTTGGAGAAGGtagatgagaaggtgaacGACGCTTCGTCATAG